One genomic window of Cellulophaga sp. Hel_I_12 includes the following:
- a CDS encoding helix-turn-helix domain-containing protein yields the protein MIKSVRKERKLTQEQLGELIGVQSHKISKLERSAKNVTIETILKVFNALKANIKFSVQMNDSEFKVA from the coding sequence ATGATTAAGTCTGTGCGAAAAGAACGGAAATTGACCCAAGAACAACTTGGTGAATTGATTGGAGTTCAAAGTCACAAGATTTCTAAACTGGAGCGAAGCGCAAAAAACGTAACGATTGAAACTATTTTAAAAGTGTTTAACGCACTAAAGGCAAATATAAAGTTCAGTGTACAAATGAATGACTCGGAATTCAAGGTTGCGTAA
- a CDS encoding type II toxin-antitoxin system RelE/ParE family toxin — protein sequence MEKRFEVVFLEQAIDFMSKVDKKAKAKIYYNLDKATFGLDPKLFKKLTDDIWEFRTKYGGLQYRLFAFWDRTGKTETLVISTHGMVKKTDKVPKAEIEKSKADSGRNISSNKNKVMATKNKR from the coding sequence ATGGAGAAAAGATTTGAAGTCGTTTTTCTTGAACAGGCTATTGATTTTATGTCAAAGGTCGACAAGAAAGCAAAAGCGAAGATTTACTATAATCTAGACAAGGCCACATTTGGACTTGACCCGAAATTGTTCAAAAAACTAACGGACGACATTTGGGAGTTTAGAACAAAATATGGAGGACTTCAATACCGACTTTTCGCATTTTGGGACAGGACTGGAAAAACCGAAACGCTTGTGATTTCTACGCATGGAATGGTCAAAAAAACGGACAAGGTTCCTAAAGCTGAAATCGAAAAAAGCAAAGCAGATTCGGGACGGAATATTTCGAGCAATAAAAATAAAGTTATGGCAACAAAGAATAAAAGATGA